One Pectobacterium colocasium DNA segment encodes these proteins:
- a CDS encoding ArgP/LysG family DNA-binding transcriptional regulator → MEIVRSGSFDIAARKLHVTPSAISQRIKQLEDQLGQVLIVRGNPCRATSTGQALLRHAEQIDMLESELFSTLEMPARQRISVAVNADSIDGWFLDAMEDVCRQSGILLDMLVEDQEHSATLLREGRVMAAVSASAEPIQGCGVEYLGTMRYRAYCSQIFHDTYFADGINADSLQNAPLLIFNNKDRLHSEG, encoded by the coding sequence ATGGAGATTGTCCGCAGCGGCAGTTTTGATATTGCGGCGCGTAAGCTTCACGTCACACCCTCTGCCATCAGTCAGCGAATCAAGCAGTTGGAAGATCAGCTTGGCCAGGTGTTGATCGTAAGGGGCAATCCTTGCCGAGCGACGTCAACAGGACAAGCGCTACTGCGGCATGCAGAACAGATAGATATGTTGGAGAGCGAGCTTTTCAGCACACTTGAAATGCCAGCAAGACAGCGTATTTCAGTGGCTGTGAATGCGGATTCAATAGATGGATGGTTTCTGGATGCGATGGAAGATGTCTGTCGCCAGTCAGGTATTTTACTCGATATGCTTGTTGAAGATCAGGAGCATTCGGCAACTTTGCTACGCGAAGGTCGCGTCATGGCTGCGGTCAGCGCCAGCGCAGAACCGATTCAAGGCTGCGGTGTGGAATACTTAGGAACGATGCGCTATCGCGCCTATTGCTCACAGATATTTCACGATACGTACTTTGCTGACGGCATCAACGCGGATAGCCTACAGAACGCGC
- a CDS encoding methyl-accepting chemotaxis protein: MATQLIQKKTMSTRAQVLLTGALTIALGFAVTIGVLSWQSSKEQKSLAERYLQQIAQSEALRIQQELNYARDVAHNLGQGLVALPAAGIKDRAVVDKMMESALRDNPEYLSISVIFEENAFDGRDAEFAEQPGQAPKGRYAWFVDRDQAGNYKMHPLQSYLTPGQGDYYLLPQKSQKDTLIEPYTYAYNGVPTLLTSVAAPIVSQGKLWGVVTSDISLASLQQKVNQIKPWEGGGYAMLLSSASKVISYPDKSQTSKAWQGSTDNFTSAVVQHDDAILGEQALVTWQPVTIGNSTEKWYLGIVAPVSQVMAASERQLMNAVIMMVISILLVSALLGWVFSRKVLKPLGGEPREAATIALAVAEGRLSNVIDVKPNDRNSLFFALNTMQSQLRQVVGQIKEASDAVRQGAAEIASGNLNLASRTEQQAAALEQTAASMEEITATVKHNANNAHQATTLTENATKIAQRGESLVGQVVHTMAQIDESAKKIGDITTMINSIAFQTNILALNAAVEAARAGEQGRGFAVVASEVRNLAQRSASAVKEIAALIEESSQRVESGVKLVNDAGKTMQDMTHAVSSVQSIIGEIVTASDEQAKGISQVTIAVNEMDGVTQQNSALVQQMSAAASSLEDQSMLLAQTIEHFRLEQQHALPHALLK, from the coding sequence ATGGCCACACAATTAATACAAAAAAAGACAATGAGTACCCGCGCTCAGGTATTGTTAACTGGCGCATTAACCATCGCACTCGGTTTCGCTGTCACCATTGGGGTGCTCAGCTGGCAGTCCAGTAAGGAACAAAAGTCTCTGGCAGAACGCTATTTACAGCAGATCGCCCAGAGCGAAGCACTCAGAATTCAACAGGAACTCAACTACGCTCGTGATGTCGCGCATAACCTTGGACAAGGGCTGGTTGCCTTGCCCGCCGCAGGCATTAAAGACCGTGCCGTCGTCGATAAAATGATGGAGTCTGCGCTACGGGATAACCCAGAATATCTCTCGATTTCGGTTATCTTTGAAGAAAACGCGTTTGATGGGCGTGATGCCGAGTTTGCCGAGCAACCGGGTCAAGCACCTAAAGGCCGCTACGCCTGGTTTGTCGATCGCGATCAGGCTGGCAATTACAAGATGCATCCTCTGCAGTCCTACCTGACTCCCGGCCAAGGTGATTATTATCTGCTGCCGCAAAAGAGCCAGAAAGACACGCTGATCGAACCCTATACCTATGCTTACAACGGTGTTCCCACGCTGCTGACGTCAGTCGCTGCACCGATTGTCAGCCAGGGGAAACTGTGGGGCGTCGTCACTTCAGATATTTCGCTTGCGTCATTGCAGCAAAAAGTTAACCAGATTAAGCCCTGGGAAGGCGGCGGATACGCGATGCTGCTATCCAGTGCGAGCAAAGTCATCTCTTATCCTGATAAGTCCCAGACAAGTAAAGCCTGGCAAGGGTCGACAGACAATTTCACGTCCGCAGTAGTGCAACACGACGATGCCATTCTGGGCGAACAAGCGTTGGTAACCTGGCAGCCCGTGACCATCGGCAACAGTACAGAGAAATGGTATCTGGGGATTGTAGCCCCAGTAAGCCAGGTAATGGCGGCTTCTGAGCGTCAATTAATGAATGCGGTCATTATGATGGTGATCAGTATCCTGTTGGTGAGCGCGCTGCTGGGCTGGGTATTCAGCCGTAAAGTGCTGAAACCGCTGGGTGGTGAACCACGTGAGGCTGCAACCATCGCGCTGGCCGTTGCGGAAGGGCGCCTGAGTAATGTGATTGACGTGAAACCCAACGATCGTAACAGCCTGTTCTTCGCACTGAATACGATGCAATCACAGCTGCGCCAGGTGGTTGGACAGATCAAAGAAGCCAGCGATGCCGTGCGGCAGGGCGCGGCAGAAATTGCCAGCGGCAACCTCAATCTTGCATCGCGTACCGAGCAGCAGGCCGCTGCACTGGAACAAACCGCTGCAAGCATGGAAGAGATCACCGCAACGGTGAAACACAACGCCAACAACGCCCATCAGGCCACGACGCTCACAGAGAACGCTACGAAGATAGCCCAGCGTGGCGAATCACTGGTTGGCCAGGTGGTTCATACGATGGCGCAGATTGATGAGAGTGCGAAGAAGATTGGTGATATCACCACCATGATTAACAGCATCGCTTTCCAGACCAACATTCTGGCGCTTAACGCGGCGGTAGAAGCGGCACGAGCGGGCGAGCAGGGAAGAGGATTCGCTGTTGTGGCATCAGAAGTGCGTAATCTGGCACAGCGTAGTGCGAGCGCGGTGAAAGAGATTGCGGCCCTGATCGAGGAATCCAGTCAGCGGGTTGAAAGCGGCGTTAAATTGGTGAACGATGCCGGTAAAACCATGCAGGATATGACACATGCCGTCAGCTCGGTACAAAGCATCATCGGTGAAATTGTTACGGCATCGGATGAGCAAGCGAAAGGCATTAGCCAGGTCACGATTGCCGTTAATGAAATGGATGGCGTGACGCAGCAAAACTCCGCACTGGTACAACAGATGTCTGCTGCAGCCAGCTCGCTGGAAGATCAGTCCATGCTGCTGGCGCAAACGATCGAGCATTTCCGTTTGGAGCAGCAGCATGCGTTACCTCATGCGCTCTTAAAGTAA